CGGGATTGTTATCTACATCTTCAAAGAGGCGCAGCAATTCTTCATCGGAGCCTTCGACAATGGCATTATTACCCAAACCATCATCAACGGTAGCCAAAGCCCGCAAGAAAATGGTAACCGGGATCGTGCGGCGGCGGTTGAATTTCAACGTCAGATAATCACTCTTACGCGTGCCAAATTCCATCCAGGCGCCGCGATCGGGAATCATCTTTGAATTTGCCAGACGGCGCCCTGTCGTGCGGTCGGTTTCAGCTTCGAAATAAACACCTGGTGAACGGATCAACTGGGTAACAACAACACGCTCGGTGCCATTAATAATAAATGTGCCCTTATCCGTCATCTCGGGGAATTCGCCCAAGAAAATATCTTGCTTAATTGGCTCGGGAATCGCGGGGCCGGCCAGAAGCACCGACACATATAATGGAGACGCGTATGTCAAATCACGCTCAATACACTCATCCACATTATATTTTGGCTCTTCAAACCAATAGGTTAACCCCCACTCTTCCGACTCAGGGGAACGGCTTGGAAAATACAAGCGCATATCCCCACTATACGATTCGATAGGGGAAACCTCGTGAAACAAATCAGCCAGTCTTTCGCTCTTCAAACGCTCGAATGATTCCAACTGAACTTCGATCAAATTGGGCAATCCAAAACGCACATCAATACGAGCATAAGTTTTTGAGGGTGGAAGCTGTGCCATATAAAAACTCTCCTGCATCAACCGTTGACTAGAGCGGACTTATCCATGACAAACCACGCGACAGAATGCCCTGGCTGTTTATGTGAGCCAGGGCAATGTGCGGTTTAAAAGATAACCTGTACGGCCAAAATATAAATCATACGCGGGGCCTGAATCAAGGGTGTGATTATAATCGGATGTCCCGCCAAACGTCAAGAAGAAGATTCAGTATTTTGGGAATTACCCTGAAAAACCCGCAGCGAGTGCCAGCGCAGCAAAAAAGCCAAGAAAACTTTGTGCTTCACAAGGTATAATAGGCCCCGCTCACCAATGAGAAAAAAAACTAAAGGAAACTATGCACCCAAACTCACCAATTGAATTTCGCACTGGCTTTGTAGCCGTCATGGGACGCCCCAACGTGGGCAAATCTACCCTGATCAACGCGCTGATCGGGCAAAAAATTGCCGCAGTTTCGCCAAAGCCACAAACCACTCGCAAGCAACAACTCGGCATCTTCACCACAGATACCGCCCAGATCGTCTTTGTCGATACGCCCGGCCTGCACAACCCGCATCACAAATTGGGTAAATATATGAATGAAGAAGCCGCTGATGCGCTCGATGACACCAACCTGATTCTATTTGTGGTGGACATCAGCCAGATGCCGCCTCATGAAGAAGACCGGATTTTACTTAATTTGCTGGATGAACTGAAACAAGCCCCAAAGGTGATCCTGGCCCTGAACAAAATTGACCGTGTGGAAGCAGGGGATGTAGCCCCAAGCGCGGCAGCCTATGCAGAGCTACTCCCCGAGGCTGAAATCTGCCACATCTCAGCCACCCGCGGCCGCGGCCTCGAACAACTCGTAGAGCAACTCACCCTCAATCTGCCCATAGGGCCGCCATACTATCCACCTGACCAAATTACCAATCTCTACGAGCGCGAAATTGCCGCCGACCTGATCCGCGCCGCCAGCCTGATTCACCTGCGCGACGAAGTTCCTCACGCCATTGCAGTGCGCATTGACGAATATACCCAGCGCACCGAAGAGCTTGTCTATATCCGTGCGACTCTTTTTGTAGAGCGCGATTCACAAAAAGGCATCGTCATTGGGCAAAACGGCAAAATGCTCAAGCGCATCGGCTCACATGCGCGCACCCAAATTTCCAGCATGACCGGCGGCAATGTCTACCTACAACTGCGCATCAAGGTGCGCCCCAACTGGCGCAATAACGAAAAGATGTTACGTCAATTTGGTTTTCAGCGCTGGGAGTAAGTATGAAATATCGCTTCCTCTACATTGCGCTCTATATTGCGATCGTAAACTGGATTGCCGCCACAAAAAAATGGAAATGGCTGGTTTATCTCACCAAGCCCGCTGTCATACTGGCAATTATGGCCTATGTCTGGCGGTTGCGCCCTTACCTGATAGCCTCCGATGGCCGCTTCAATTGGCTAATCGGCGCGCTGCTCTTCTCGCTAGTGGGCGATATTTTGCTCATGCTGCCCGGCAATTTCTTCACTCCCGGCTTGGTCGCATTCTTGTTGGGACATGTGGCCTATATCATCAGTTTCGCGGCCGTCAGCACATTCACATTGAATGCCCCCCTAATCATCGTCGTGAGCATGGTGAGCGTAACCGCAAATCAAATCTATCGGCAAATCACCAGAGCGTTAGAGCATAGAGGTAATCAAAAGTTAAAAATCCCTGTACTTATTTACACCAGTACAATCTCGGTTATGCTAATTATGGCGCTGAACACCCTGACCAGTAATTCCTTTGAAACCTACCGGGCGCTATTTGCCAGCGGAGGCGCGCTGCTGTTTTCACTCTCGGATACCTGGCTGGCGTGGGATCGCTTTGTAGAACCATTGCCTTGGCGCAATTTTCGTGTGATGGCAACCTATCATGTCGGGCAAGCGTTTTTGTGCCTGGGATTTTTGATGACATTTTAGCCTAACAAAAAAGGC
This sequence is a window from Chloroflexota bacterium. Protein-coding genes within it:
- a CDS encoding lysoplasmalogenase; this translates as MKYRFLYIALYIAIVNWIAATKKWKWLVYLTKPAVILAIMAYVWRLRPYLIASDGRFNWLIGALLFSLVGDILLMLPGNFFTPGLVAFLLGHVAYIISFAAVSTFTLNAPLIIVVSMVSVTANQIYRQITRALEHRGNQKLKIPVLIYTSTISVMLIMALNTLTSNSFETYRALFASGGALLFSLSDTWLAWDRFVEPLPWRNFRVMATYHVGQAFLCLGFLMTF
- the era gene encoding GTPase Era, yielding MHPNSPIEFRTGFVAVMGRPNVGKSTLINALIGQKIAAVSPKPQTTRKQQLGIFTTDTAQIVFVDTPGLHNPHHKLGKYMNEEAADALDDTNLILFVVDISQMPPHEEDRILLNLLDELKQAPKVILALNKIDRVEAGDVAPSAAAYAELLPEAEICHISATRGRGLEQLVEQLTLNLPIGPPYYPPDQITNLYEREIAADLIRAASLIHLRDEVPHAIAVRIDEYTQRTEELVYIRATLFVERDSQKGIVIGQNGKMLKRIGSHARTQISSMTGGNVYLQLRIKVRPNWRNNEKMLRQFGFQRWE